In the Micromonospora narathiwatensis genome, one interval contains:
- a CDS encoding Ppx/GppA phosphatase family protein: MRLGVLDVGSNTVHLLVVDGHHGAHPWPAHSEKVVLRLAEQIGPDGALTGAGADSLIKAVSMASTAADGLDVDDLLAFATSAVRDATNAGEVLARVRDETGVRLAVLSGADEARMTFLAVRRWFGWSAGRLLVMDIGGGSLELAAGIDEDPAVAVSLPLGAGRLSRERLRIDPADTAPPSAEAVDELREYVDALLDPVAKQLTEVGWERPVATSKTFRMLARLAGAAPSGAGLWARRRLTRTGLRQVLGFIRHIPPGQLHELEGVSAGRAHQLLAGAVVAEAVMRRLDVDHVDICPWALREGVILCRLDQLAPG; encoded by the coding sequence ATGCGACTGGGTGTCCTCGACGTCGGTTCCAACACGGTGCACCTGCTGGTGGTCGACGGCCACCACGGGGCGCACCCCTGGCCGGCGCACTCCGAGAAGGTGGTGCTCCGGCTCGCCGAGCAGATTGGTCCCGACGGTGCGCTCACCGGGGCGGGTGCGGACAGCCTGATCAAGGCGGTCAGCATGGCCAGCACGGCGGCGGACGGGCTGGACGTCGACGACCTGCTCGCGTTCGCCACCAGCGCGGTCCGCGACGCCACCAACGCCGGCGAGGTGCTGGCCCGGGTCCGCGACGAGACCGGCGTACGCCTGGCGGTGCTCTCCGGCGCGGACGAGGCGCGGATGACCTTCCTCGCGGTGCGGCGGTGGTTCGGTTGGTCCGCCGGCCGGCTGCTGGTGATGGACATCGGCGGTGGCTCGCTGGAGCTGGCCGCCGGCATCGACGAGGACCCGGCCGTGGCGGTCTCGCTGCCGTTGGGTGCCGGGCGGCTGAGCCGCGAGCGGCTGCGGATCGACCCGGCCGACACCGCGCCGCCCTCCGCCGAGGCCGTCGACGAGTTGCGGGAGTACGTCGACGCGTTGCTCGACCCGGTGGCGAAGCAGCTCACCGAGGTGGGCTGGGAGCGCCCGGTGGCCACCTCGAAGACGTTCCGGATGCTGGCCCGGCTGGCCGGCGCGGCGCCCTCCGGTGCGGGGCTGTGGGCGCGGCGCAGGCTGACCCGTACCGGGCTGCGGCAGGTGCTCGGCTTCATCCGGCACATCCCGCCCGGCCAGTTGCACGAGCTGGAGGGGGTGAGCGCCGGGCGGGCCCACCAGCTCCTGGCCGGTGCGGTGGTGGCCGAGGCGGTGATGCGCCGGCTCGACGTGGACCACGTGGACATCTGTCCGTGGGCGCTGCGGGAGGGGGTCATCCTCTGCCGGCTCGATCAGCTCGCGCCGGGCTGA
- a CDS encoding Bug family tripartite tricarboxylate transporter substrate binding protein — protein sequence MATRRNLLVMGMAAATASALGACGAVAGRVGVGSGSGDGEPVAGLRIMVPNSPGGGYDTTARTAVKVMEDARIATGVQVFNLPGAAGTVGLQRTVDERGNGRLAMQMGLGVVGASYTSKSAATLARTTPLAKLIEEAGAIVVPKNSPYRTIDDLVAAWMADPRGIAVGGGSSPGGPDHLLPMRLARTVGIDPRQVDYVSYDGGGELLPAVLGGKVTFGASGFGEFLDQVEAGQLRVLAVTSEASIEALRDVPTLKSSGIDLVFTNWRGIVAPPGISDADRRMWVDVLTRMHDSAEWRAELAKRGWTDAFVTGDEFGAFLTEQDRSVADLLKQLGLA from the coding sequence ATGGCAACTAGGAGGAACCTGCTGGTCATGGGCATGGCAGCCGCGACGGCGTCCGCCCTGGGGGCCTGCGGTGCCGTCGCCGGAAGGGTCGGGGTCGGGTCCGGCTCCGGCGACGGCGAACCGGTCGCCGGACTACGGATCATGGTGCCGAACAGCCCCGGCGGCGGGTACGACACGACCGCCCGCACCGCCGTGAAGGTGATGGAGGACGCCAGGATCGCCACCGGGGTTCAGGTGTTCAACCTGCCCGGCGCGGCCGGCACGGTCGGCCTCCAGCGGACCGTTGACGAGAGGGGCAACGGCAGGCTCGCCATGCAGATGGGGCTGGGCGTGGTGGGCGCCTCGTACACCTCGAAGTCGGCGGCGACGCTGGCCCGGACCACCCCGCTGGCCAAGCTGATCGAGGAGGCCGGCGCCATCGTGGTGCCGAAGAACTCCCCGTACCGGACGATCGACGACCTGGTGGCGGCCTGGATGGCCGACCCGAGGGGCATCGCGGTCGGCGGCGGCTCGTCGCCCGGAGGCCCGGACCACCTGCTGCCCATGCGGCTCGCCAGGACCGTCGGCATCGACCCACGCCAGGTCGACTACGTCTCGTACGACGGCGGCGGCGAACTGCTGCCGGCCGTGCTCGGCGGCAAGGTGACCTTCGGCGCCAGCGGTTTCGGCGAGTTCCTCGACCAGGTCGAGGCCGGTCAGCTCCGGGTCCTCGCGGTGACCAGCGAGGCGTCGATCGAGGCGCTGCGGGACGTGCCGACCCTGAAGTCCTCCGGCATCGACCTGGTCTTCACCAACTGGCGTGGCATCGTGGCACCCCCCGGGATCAGCGACGCGGACAGGAGGATGTGGGTCGACGTGCTGACGAGGATGCACGACTCGGCCGAGTGGCGGGCCGAACTGGCCAAGCGGGGCTGGACCGACGCGTTCGTGACCGGTGACGAGTTCGGCGCCTTCCTCACCGAGCAGGACAGGTCGGTGGCGGACCTGCTCAAGCAGCTCGGACTGGCCTGA
- a CDS encoding sensor histidine kinase — MVAVTSRRRTLAGQLLVLQLAIIVVVLVAVAAVSLAQSAATFNRVEGRRVAALGEELAGSPLLRDQLSRPAPAETIAPLLQTTLIRSGVTTVTVANDRGRVVSSTDPTLVGSPVVLGDPRVAHGRSWFGELEVDGTRQLVAQVPVLGDDPDTNLGRHLGVVMIGESSPTWSERLVGASSYLFTYLGIASALGVLGSWLLARRIKRQTLGLEPREIAGLAEHREALLHGIAEGVIALDPLHRVTLVNAVGRRLLDLPENCLGRSLRELRINGRLRDVLAGSGPEARDQVVVRGGRVLVMNRMTVSKDGRRLGSVTTLRDRTELARLEQELGSFRSTTELLRAQTHEFANQLHTISGLIQIGEHDEVVRYVDALSRHRASLDLTVTSRIHDTALAALLMAKSALAAERRVELRLSERTGLDRLPPELSADVATVLGNLVDNAVEAVAGGRDAVDDGPAWVEVELRRDATSVEIVVRDSGPGVAPELAQEVFTHGFTTKAAQGGERGIGLALTRLVCHRRGGEIAVTNTDEGAMFTARMSVLPVFEEAR, encoded by the coding sequence GTGGTCGCGGTCACGTCCCGGCGCCGTACGCTCGCCGGGCAACTGCTGGTCCTCCAGCTCGCGATCATCGTCGTGGTGCTGGTGGCCGTCGCCGCCGTGTCGCTGGCCCAGTCGGCGGCCACCTTCAACCGCGTCGAGGGCCGTCGGGTCGCCGCCCTCGGCGAGGAGCTCGCCGGCAGCCCGCTGCTCCGCGACCAGCTCTCCCGGCCGGCACCCGCCGAGACGATCGCACCGCTGCTGCAGACCACGCTGATCCGGTCCGGGGTGACCACCGTGACCGTGGCGAACGACCGGGGTCGGGTGGTCAGCTCGACGGATCCGACCCTGGTCGGCAGCCCCGTAGTGCTGGGCGACCCACGGGTGGCGCATGGCCGGAGCTGGTTCGGCGAGCTGGAGGTCGACGGTACCCGACAGCTGGTGGCCCAGGTGCCGGTGCTCGGCGACGACCCGGACACCAACCTCGGCCGGCACCTGGGCGTGGTGATGATCGGGGAGTCCTCGCCGACCTGGTCGGAGCGGCTGGTGGGGGCCTCGTCGTACCTCTTCACCTACCTGGGCATCGCCAGCGCGCTCGGGGTGCTCGGATCGTGGCTGCTGGCCCGACGGATCAAGCGGCAGACCCTCGGCCTGGAGCCGCGGGAGATCGCCGGGCTGGCCGAGCACCGGGAGGCGCTGCTGCACGGCATCGCCGAGGGGGTGATCGCGCTGGACCCGCTACACCGGGTCACCCTGGTCAACGCGGTCGGCCGTCGCCTGCTCGACCTGCCCGAGAACTGCCTCGGCCGCAGCCTCCGCGAGCTGCGGATCAACGGGCGGCTGCGGGACGTACTGGCCGGCAGCGGCCCGGAGGCCCGGGATCAGGTGGTGGTCCGGGGCGGTCGGGTGCTGGTGATGAACCGGATGACGGTCAGCAAGGACGGCCGGCGGCTCGGCTCGGTCACCACGTTGCGGGACCGCACCGAGCTGGCCCGGCTGGAGCAGGAACTCGGCTCGTTCCGCAGCACCACGGAGCTGCTCCGGGCGCAGACCCACGAGTTCGCCAACCAGCTGCACACCATCTCCGGGCTGATCCAGATCGGCGAGCACGACGAGGTGGTCCGCTACGTCGACGCGCTGAGCCGGCACCGCGCCTCGCTCGACCTCACGGTCACCAGCCGCATCCACGACACCGCGCTGGCCGCGCTGCTCATGGCGAAGTCGGCGCTGGCCGCGGAACGCCGGGTGGAACTGCGGCTCTCCGAACGGACCGGGCTGGACCGATTGCCGCCGGAGCTGTCGGCGGACGTGGCCACCGTGCTCGGCAACCTGGTGGACAACGCGGTCGAGGCGGTTGCCGGTGGCCGGGACGCGGTGGACGACGGCCCCGCCTGGGTGGAGGTCGAACTGCGCCGGGACGCCACGTCGGTGGAGATCGTCGTCCGCGACTCCGGGCCGGGCGTCGCGCCGGAGCTGGCGCAGGAGGTCTTCACCCACGGCTTCACCACCAAGGCGGCCCAGGGCGGCGAACGAGGCATCGGCCTGGCGCTCACCCGGCTGGTCTGCCACCGCCGCGGCGGTGAGATCGCGGTGACGAACACCGACGAGGGCGCGATGTTCACCGCCCGGATGTCCGTGCTGCCCGTGTTCGAGGAGGCGCGATGA
- a CDS encoding response regulator has product MIDVLVVDDDFMVARIHRGFVERIDGFRVIGTASTGEQAIAAVDEHRPDLVLLDLYLPDMFGLDVVARIRAAQHDCDVLVISAAREAEAVRRAVRYGAVNYLLKPFGFDELRNRLKQYAARRTAPRTEVVSDQADVDRVLSRSGSPATAPALPRGLSSETAELVERALRTHDGTLSASECADRVGISRVSARRYLEHFSGTGRVEVSLRYGAAGRPERRYSWLT; this is encoded by the coding sequence ATGATCGACGTACTGGTGGTCGACGACGACTTCATGGTGGCCCGGATCCACCGGGGCTTCGTCGAGCGGATCGACGGCTTCCGGGTGATCGGCACCGCCAGCACCGGCGAGCAGGCGATCGCCGCCGTCGACGAGCACCGTCCCGACCTCGTTCTCCTCGACCTCTACCTGCCCGACATGTTCGGCCTGGACGTGGTGGCCCGGATCCGGGCCGCCCAGCACGACTGCGACGTCCTGGTGATCAGCGCCGCCCGCGAGGCCGAGGCGGTACGCCGGGCGGTCCGCTACGGCGCGGTCAACTACCTGCTCAAGCCGTTCGGCTTCGACGAGCTGCGCAACCGGCTGAAGCAGTACGCCGCCCGCCGTACCGCGCCCCGTACGGAGGTGGTCTCCGACCAGGCCGACGTCGACCGGGTGCTCTCCCGCAGCGGCTCGCCGGCCACCGCCCCGGCCCTGCCGCGTGGGCTCAGCTCCGAGACGGCGGAGTTGGTGGAGCGCGCCCTGCGTACGCACGACGGCACCCTGTCGGCCAGCGAATGCGCCGACCGGGTGGGCATCTCCCGGGTCAGCGCCCGCCGCTACCTGGAGCACTTCTCCGGTACGGGCCGGGTCGAGGTGAGCCTCCGCTACGGCGCGGCAGGCCGACCCGAGCGCCGCTACTCCTGGCTGACCTGA
- a CDS encoding response regulator transcription factor, which translates to MSRVLVVEDEESFSDALSYMLRKEGFEVSVAATGTSALTEFDRTGADIVLLDLMLPEMSGTEVCRQLRQRSHVPIIMVTARDSEIDKVVGLEIGADDYVTKPYSPRELVARIRAVLRRQSAEATESGAPTLAAGPVRMDIERHVVTVDGGVVQLPLKEFELLELLLRNAGRVLTRGQLIDRVWGADYVGDTKTLDVHVKRLRSKIEPEPSAPRYIVTVRGLGYKFEP; encoded by the coding sequence TTGAGCCGCGTACTGGTGGTCGAGGACGAGGAATCGTTCTCCGACGCCCTGTCCTACATGCTCCGCAAGGAGGGCTTCGAGGTGTCCGTCGCCGCGACGGGCACGTCCGCCCTCACCGAGTTCGACCGGACCGGCGCCGACATCGTGCTGCTCGACCTGATGTTGCCGGAAATGTCGGGTACCGAGGTGTGTCGCCAGCTCCGTCAGCGGTCACACGTGCCGATCATCATGGTCACCGCCCGGGACAGTGAGATCGACAAGGTGGTCGGCCTGGAGATCGGGGCCGACGACTACGTGACCAAGCCGTACTCGCCGCGTGAGCTGGTCGCCCGCATCCGGGCGGTGCTGCGCCGGCAGAGCGCGGAGGCGACCGAGTCGGGTGCGCCGACGCTGGCCGCCGGCCCGGTCCGGATGGACATCGAGCGGCACGTGGTGACCGTCGACGGCGGCGTCGTACAGCTGCCGCTCAAGGAGTTCGAGCTGCTGGAACTGCTGCTGCGCAACGCGGGACGGGTACTCACCCGGGGGCAGCTCATCGACCGGGTCTGGGGCGCCGACTACGTGGGCGACACCAAGACGCTGGACGTGCACGTCAAGCGGCTGCGCTCCAAGATCGAGCCGGAGCCGTCGGCGCCGCGCTACATCGTCACCGTCCGCGGCCTGGGCTACAAGTTCGAGCCGTGA